From Maribacter dokdonensis DSW-8, the proteins below share one genomic window:
- a CDS encoding DUF6747 family protein, whose amino-acid sequence MGTITHFKNLYVQAFENCKPEILVTFLKVYSVFCALMIFMAMYAFVVRAVNGFDF is encoded by the coding sequence ATGGGAACAATTACACATTTCAAAAACTTGTACGTGCAGGCATTTGAAAACTGTAAACCAGAAATATTGGTTACATTTTTAAAAGTCTACTCGGTGTTTTGCGCCCTAATGATATTTATGGCAATGTATGCCTTCGTTGTTAGAGCCGTAAACGGATTTGATTTTTAA
- a CDS encoding ankyrin repeat domain-containing protein, translating to MKKVIAFLFCIGVFSIANANVNGIENSNTYTIESITVNDEISSLCKAVIKGDVDKVRSLIATGAELNEKSLGLTPAMYAARYNKAEVLKVLLLNGANLNIKSDQGYTAKDYAKQSNAKDVLEVIKQDS from the coding sequence ATGAAAAAAGTAATTGCATTTTTATTCTGTATAGGGGTGTTCTCGATAGCTAATGCCAATGTAAACGGTATTGAAAATTCTAATACATATACTATTGAATCTATTACCGTAAATGATGAAATTAGTTCATTATGTAAGGCGGTAATTAAGGGCGATGTAGATAAGGTTAGAAGTTTAATAGCAACGGGGGCGGAGCTTAACGAAAAATCTTTAGGACTAACACCGGCGATGTATGCTGCACGTTACAATAAGGCAGAGGTATTAAAAGTTTTATTGTTGAACGGCGCAAATTTAAACATTAAGAGTGATCAAGGCTACACTGCTAAAGACTATGCCAAGCAATCTAATGCTAAAGATGTATTGGAGGTTATAAAGCAAGATTCTTAA